Within Mycobacterium heckeshornense, the genomic segment CCACCCGATCCCGGCGCGCTTCGCGTGCTCAGCGGCCTCGGCAACGAGACCACAGGCAGCCGACGAGTCCAGCGAGTAGGTTGCGACGGTTGAGCCGTCACGCCCCAAGGCTTCCAGCGTGGGTGTTCCCTGGGGCAGCAGCAGACACCGCGACCGAAGGTCATAATCGTTTTCAACGTGCAACGCGGAGGCCGCGACACCCAGCGCCGCCACGGCGGTGCGGGCCGAGACCTCGGCGTCCCGGCGCCGTTCTCCCTCAAGCGGGGACCCGTCGGCATCCTGCGTGAATCGCAGTTTCCGCAGGGCGGCCAACGAAAGCACCAGTGTCTGTGTCGCGTGGTCGATCAGCACTCCGCCGGCTTGACGATCGATGCTCGGTGTGAAATTTCCATGGTTGATCTGCGACGGTCGCCCCTTGTCCTCCCCCTTGCCGAATTTCTCCGGCTTGCCTTTATCGTCCTTCTGCGCTTGAGCTGGGTCCAGGGTCCAGAATTCGTCGGCATCCGCCGCTTCATAGATCTCGGCAGCAGCCCGTTCGATGGCCAAAGGGTCGATCCGGCTACCGACCTTCACCGCCAGCTTGACGTTGTGGCCGACGATCTCGGAGACGATTGCCCGCTGAAACTTCGACCCCAGCCCGCCTTTCGGCCCAGTCGAATCCCACGCGCCGAACAGCAGACAGGTCGGGGCGAACCGGAACATCGCGGTGGCGTTGTCGGGCCTGGCTTCGGTGATCGCCTGCCCGATATCGCTGAGCCGAAACAGCGTGCCGTCGAGCAGGCTGTCCCGAAACAGCGCGTCGACGATCCGGTGGGGTGCGCGCAAGACCGAAATACGGTCTAGGTCGCGAACACTTTCGTAGCCACGAAAATCCACATATGCGACAGGGAAGTTAAGCTGCCCGGCGTCCCGCGCGTTCTCCAGCGCAGACTCGAGCCGGTTGGCTTGCGATGCCACGGAGTCAAGCAAGACCCGCGCGTATTCGCCCTCCCTGTCCCGGACCGGCCCCTCGACGGCGTATTTGGTGCCGCCACCGTCGGTACTGTAGGTGGGGGGATAGACACGATCGCCGCGACCGCCAGCGGGCTGCAACTCGATGACCGAACGAAGCGCCACAGCCCCGCCAGCCACGGCTTCACGAAGCTGCTCATAGTTGATCGGGTTCATTGGGTACCTCTCGTTGTGTGCCAGTGATGTCCCAATGAGAGGTATCTATCAAGACGGTACGACAAGCCGGGGCGCTTTCAGCTAGCAAGTCGTTGCCGCAGTTACTCCCGGAGGTACAGAATCAAGGCTGGCCGGCCTCCCATAAGGCCGATAGCGCCGGCAACGCCTACGTCATGGCCACCGCGACCGCGCCGGCGCTGGCCACACACATCGACGGGCCGTGCGGCACGGTGGCGGCCCCCGTCGCGGCTTTTACCACGAGACCGCACACCGCGGTCAGCAGCGGCGCGCCGAGCGCCGCCAGAAACCACACATCCACACCGAAGCAACCCGTCAGCGCGCCCAGGCCGGTGGCCAGCTTGACGTCGCCGGCGCCCATCGCCGCCGGCGCCGCCAGGTGCACCAGCAGATACACGCCGCCCAGCGCCGCCGCGCCGGCCAGCGCCGGTCCTCCTTGTCCACCGGTCAGCGCGGCAAGCACGATGACGCCCGCGCCGGGCAGCGTCAGCGTGTTGGGCAGTCGCCGCTGCCGAACGTCGTAGAGGCTCAGCGCGGCCAGCCACACCAGCACTACGCCTGCGACCGTGATCCGCATGGGCGGCAGGCTAACCCAACGCCGCAGCCATGGCTTCTCGCGGTGCGGGCAGCCCTGTGAATTGTTCGACTTGGGCAAACGCCTGGTGCAGCAGCATCTGCAGCCCGCCGACCACCCGGCCACCGGCCGCGGCCACCGCCACGGCCAGCGGGGTGGGCCACGGGTCGTAGACGACGTCAAGCAGCACCGGGACATTTGCCAGCGCCTCGGCGTAACGCGCCGCCACATCGGCGGGAATCGTGCTGACCAGCACGGAAGCGCCCGCTGCTGCCCCGGACAGCGCCGGGCTGTCCAGCTCGCAGAACCGGGTCGGCACACCGAGCCGAACACCCAGGTCCACCAGCCGCGCCGCCTTGTCCGGGTTGCGTGCGACCACGGTCAGGCCGTCGGCGCCCAGCTGCGCCAACGCCGCCACCACCGCCGGGGCGGTGCCACCCGATCCGACCACCACCGCGTGCCCGCTCACCGCACCGAGCGCGCCCGTCACACCGTCGATGTCGGTGTTGTCGGCGCGCCAGCCGGCCGGTGTGCGCACCAGGGTGTTGGCTGAACCGACCAACTCCGCACGGTCGGTGCGTTCGTCGGCGAATGCCAGCGCGGCGAACTTGCCGGGCATCGTCACCGAAAAGCCCACCCATTCGGGCCCGCAGCCGCCGACCAGGCGAGGCAGCTCGTCGGCGCCGCATTCGATGCGCTCGTAGGTCCAGTCGTACAGGCCCAGCGCGCGGTATGCGGCCAGGTGCAGCTGCGGGGACCGGGAATGCGCGACCGGCGAGCCGAGGATCGCCGCTTTTCTACCGCGCGGAGTCGAGCACACCGTTGTGCCTGGCCAGCTCGATGTTCGCCAGGTGTTGCTGGTAGTCGCGGGTGAACAGGGTGGTGCCCTGCGAGTCGATGGTGACGAAGTACAGCCAGTCGCCGGGTTCGGGATGTTCGGCCGCGCGCAGCGCATCCTCGCCGGGCGAACAGATCGGCGTGGCCGGCACCCCATCCGACACATAGGTGTTCCACGGGGTGGGCTGCGCCCGGTCGGCGTCGGTGGTGGCCACCTCACGACGGTCCAGCGGATAGTTCACCGTCGAATCGAACTCGAGCGTGCGGTGCTCACGCAGGCGGTTGTAGATGACCTGGGCGACCTTCGGGAAATCCTCCGGCTTGGATTCGCGCTGCACCAGCGACGCCACCACCAGCACGTCGTAGGGCGACAGGCTCAGCGAGGTGGCGGTGTCGAGCAGATCCGAGCGAACGTACATCTCGGCGCTGGCGTTGATCAGCGTCGACAAGATCGACTCGGCGGAGCCCGACGGGTTGACGTTGAAGGTGCCCGGCGCGATCAGGCCCTCGATGCGCCGGTGGTCGTTGCCCATCGCGGTGACGGGCTCGGTCGCCCATTGCGGCACCGAAAGCGCCGTGGGCGGATGAGCCTGGGCGGCCGCGTTGCGCAGGTCGGACACCGACACGCAGTGCACGGTGCCGTCGAGGTCCACGCAGGTGGCGCGCGAGATCAGCGTGAGAATCCCCGGCGTCACCGCGTTGGTTTTCATGTCGGTGGTGTCGTCGAGCTGACGTCCCTCGGGGATGACCAGCTTGCCCACCCGGTTGTGCGGGTCGGCGAGGCGCTGCACCGCGGACTTGGCCGGGATCTCGGTGCGCATCCGGTAATAGCCCGGCTGGATCGCCGAGATCGCGCTGTTGCCGTGCGCGGCGTCGACGAAGGCCCGCACGGTGCGAACCACGCCGTGGTTGAACAGCGTCTCACCGACCGCGGTCGTCGAATCTCCGTCGTGGACCTGGATGACGATGTCGCGCTTGCCGCTGCCGGTGTAGTCGTTGTCGGAGCCGAACACGGTGTGCCACAACCGGGAACCCACGAAGACGGCGGCCACGACGACCACGACGAGCAGGCTGACCGCCAGCCCGCCGAAGAGGCGCCTGCGGCGACGATTGCGCCGGGCGCGGATGCGCTCGGCGCGGGTCCGATGACGCCGGTGCGGCCCGACCGCGCCGGCAGTTGGTGGCGACCCGCGGCGCCCGGCTTCGCCGCGCTGGGTGCCCTCAGCCACCGCCACCCTCCCGGTCCAGCGTGGCACGGCGCTGGTCGAGCCAGTCTTGCAGGATCGCCACCGCCGCAGCCTGGTCGATGACCGCGCGCTGGTTTTTGGCACGGACCCCGGCGGCGCGCAGCGAACGCTGCGCGCTCACCGTGGTCAGTCGCTCGTCGGCCAGTCGCACCGGGACGGGCGCGATCCGGCGGGCCAGCGCGTCGGCCAGCCCGATCGCGTCGCGGGCCGCCGCACCGGTGCGGTCGGCCAGGGTTCGCGGAAGCCCCACGATCACCTCCACGGCGCCCAGCTCGGCAGCGAGTCGGGCCAGCCGGCGCAGATGCGCGCCGGAGCGGTCGCGCCGGATGGTCTCCACCGGCGTGGCCAGGATCCCATCAGGGTCGCTGCCGGACACCCCGATACGCACGCTGCCGACGTCGATGCCCAGCCGCCGGCCCGGGCCGGGGTCGTCCCTGCCGGGCCGATCGGGCAGCCGGTGCTCTGTCGACGCCACTTAGCCGACCCGCGCTATCTCTGCACGCACCGCGTCGAGTGCAGCGTCGATGCCGGACGGGTTTTTGCCCGACCCCTGGGCGAGGTCGGGTTTGCCCCCGCCGCGGCCGTCGACGACCGCCGACAGCGACCTGACCAGGTCGTCGGCGCGGATGCCGAGATCCTGGGCCGCGGAGTTCGTCGCCACGACATACGGGACGGTGTTGCCGTCGCCGGCGGCGATCAGCGCGACCACCGCGGCCTCAGTGCCGAGCTTGCCGCGGATGTCGCCGGCCAGCGCACGCAGGTCGGCGGCCGTCATCTCGCCGGACATCCGCTGCGCCACCACACGCACGTTACCGATGCGCTCCGCCCCGGCCGCAGCGTTGGCCGCCGCCGCCCGTGCCGTGGCCAGCCGCATGCGTTCGAGCTCCTTTTCGGCGGCCTTGAGCCGCTCCACGAGGTTGGCCACCCGGGCCGGCACCTCCTCCGACGGCACCTTCAGCGTCGCGGCCAGCCCGGCCATCAGCGCACGCTCCTTGGCGAGGTGCCGGAAGGATTCCAGCCCGACGTAGGCCTCCACCCGGCGCACCCCGGAGCCGACCGATGACTCGCCGAGAATCGTCACGGGGCCGATCTGCGCCGAGTTGTGCACATGCGTGCCGCCGCAGAGCTCCAGCGAGAATGGCCCGCCGATCTCGACGACCCGCACGATCTCCGGGTAGCGCTCGCCGAACAGCGCCAGCGCGCCCATTGCCTTGGCCTTGTCGAGCTGTTCGGTAAACGTGTGCACCTCGTAGTCGGCCTGCACCGCCTGGTTGGTGACTTCTTCGACTTGGCCAAGCTGCTGCTGGGTGAGCGGGCCCTGCCAGTTGAAGTCGAAGCGCAGATACCCCGGCCGGTTCAGCGATCCGGCCTGAACGGCGTTGGGCCCCAAGACTTGTCGCAGCGCAGCATGCACCATGTGGGTGCCCGAGTGGCCCTGGGTGGCGCCTTTGCGCCAGTCGGGGTCGACCGCGGCGACGACGGTGTCGCCTTCCACGAATTCACCGGACTCCACGTTGACGCGGTGCACCCACAGGGTGTGTGCGATCTTCTGCACATCGGTGACGGCCGCCCTGGCGCTTTCGCTGGCGCCGGTTCCGGTGATGCTGCCAGCGTCGGCGAGCTGCCCCCCGGACTCGGCGTAGAGCGGGGTGCGGTCCAGCACGAGTTCGACGCGGTGCGCGCCAT encodes:
- the cas7u gene encoding type I-U CRISPR-associated RAMP protein Csb1/Cas7u, with the translated sequence MNPINYEQLREAVAGGAVALRSVIELQPAGGRGDRVYPPTYSTDGGGTKYAVEGPVRDREGEYARVLLDSVASQANRLESALENARDAGQLNFPVAYVDFRGYESVRDLDRISVLRAPHRIVDALFRDSLLDGTLFRLSDIGQAITEARPDNATAMFRFAPTCLLFGAWDSTGPKGGLGSKFQRAIVSEIVGHNVKLAVKVGSRIDPLAIERAAAEIYEAADADEFWTLDPAQAQKDDKGKPEKFGKGEDKGRPSQINHGNFTPSIDRQAGGVLIDHATQTLVLSLAALRKLRFTQDADGSPLEGERRRDAEVSARTAVAALGVAASALHVENDYDLRSRCLLLPQGTPTLEALGRDGSTVATYSLDSSAACGLVAEAAEHAKRAGIGWHQAEIRLEPAPKLVKLIEQSRNKLIAKLGAE
- the ruvX gene encoding Holliday junction resolvase RuvX, with the protein product MASTEHRLPDRPGRDDPGPGRRLGIDVGSVRIGVSGSDPDGILATPVETIRRDRSGAHLRRLARLAAELGAVEVIVGLPRTLADRTGAAARDAIGLADALARRIAPVPVRLADERLTTVSAQRSLRAAGVRAKNQRAVIDQAAAVAILQDWLDQRRATLDREGGGG
- the mltG gene encoding endolytic transglycosylase MltG; its protein translation is MRARRNRRRRRLFGGLAVSLLVVVVVAAVFVGSRLWHTVFGSDNDYTGSGKRDIVIQVHDGDSTTAVGETLFNHGVVRTVRAFVDAAHGNSAISAIQPGYYRMRTEIPAKSAVQRLADPHNRVGKLVIPEGRQLDDTTDMKTNAVTPGILTLISRATCVDLDGTVHCVSVSDLRNAAAQAHPPTALSVPQWATEPVTAMGNDHRRIEGLIAPGTFNVNPSGSAESILSTLINASAEMYVRSDLLDTATSLSLSPYDVLVVASLVQRESKPEDFPKVAQVIYNRLREHRTLEFDSTVNYPLDRREVATTDADRAQPTPWNTYVSDGVPATPICSPGEDALRAAEHPEPGDWLYFVTIDSQGTTLFTRDYQQHLANIELARHNGVLDSAR
- a CDS encoding shikimate dehydrogenase, whose translation is MCSTPRGRKAAILGSPVAHSRSPQLHLAAYRALGLYDWTYERIECGADELPRLVGGCGPEWVGFSVTMPGKFAALAFADERTDRAELVGSANTLVRTPAGWRADNTDIDGVTGALGAVSGHAVVVGSGGTAPAVVAALAQLGADGLTVVARNPDKAARLVDLGVRLGVPTRFCELDSPALSGAAAGASVLVSTIPADVAARYAEALANVPVLLDVVYDPWPTPLAVAVAAAGGRVVGGLQMLLHQAFAQVEQFTGLPAPREAMAAALG
- a CDS encoding prepilin peptidase; protein product: MRITVAGVVLVWLAALSLYDVRQRRLPNTLTLPGAGVIVLAALTGGQGGPALAGAAALGGVYLLVHLAAPAAMGAGDVKLATGLGALTGCFGVDVWFLAALGAPLLTAVCGLVVKAATGAATVPHGPSMCVASAGAVAVAMT